In Gymnogyps californianus isolate 813 chromosome 1, ASM1813914v2, whole genome shotgun sequence, the following are encoded in one genomic region:
- the LOC127016478 gene encoding C-type lectin domain family 1 member A-like, whose translation MESLNQQLELLQAQNLNLTETVKQLATSRGHKCIPCPENWLQYGENCYHFSKEWKTWQESKAQCSALESRLLKIESKEELDLVMRSAQSYSSYSFWIGLSRNGAGEPWLWEDGSAFSPDLFQIQRASSSPFLDCVWLQGANIDTAQCGEYKFYICEKVVDPAVVEQASYSDRH comes from the exons ATGGAAAGCCTCaaccagcagctggagctccTCCAGGCTCAGAATTTGAACTTGACAGAGACTGTAAAGCAACTTGCCACCTCCAGAG gacATAAATGTATTCCTTGTCCTGAGAACTGGCTACAGTATGGGGAGAACTGCTACCACTTTTCAAAGGAATGGAAAACTTGGCAAGAAAGCAAGGCTCAGTGCTCTGCTCTGGAGTCCAGACTTCTTAAGATAGAGAGTAAGGAAGAGCtg GACTTAGTAATGCGATCGGCACAGTCTTACAGTTCTTACTCTTTCTGGATTGGGCTGTCTCGCAACGGAGCTGGGGAGCCCTGGCTGTGGGAGGATGGATCAGCTTTCTCCCCTGATCT GTTTCAGATCCAACGAGCCAGCTCAAGTCCTTTCCTAGATTGTGTGTGGCTTCAAGGTGCAAACATAGACACTGCACAGTGTGGCGAGTACAAATTTTACATTTGTGAGAAAGTGGTGGATCCTGCGGTGGTCGAGCAAGCGAGCTACTCGGACAGGCACTAg
- the TMEM52B gene encoding transmembrane protein 52B, giving the protein MICFVLGCFLRFPQVRGEEGCLNTELCSGTEWDRLWYIWLVVVIGGLLLLCGLVSVCVRCCFHCHQTGEESGPQPYEVTVIAFDHDSTLQSTITSLHSVFGPAARRILAVAHSHNAAQGTPPLSASDTPPVYEEALHMSRFTVAKTGQKVPDLDPVPEEKLQASAEGKDAQPAAPGH; this is encoded by the exons ATGATCTGCTTTGTTTTAGGGTGTTTCTTACGG TTCCCCCAAGTAAGAGGTGAGGAAGGCTGCCTCAACACTGAACT CTGTTCAGGTACGGAGTGGGACCGTTTGTGGTATATCTG GCTGGTGGTGGTGATCGGtgggctgctgctcctgtgtGGCCTGGTTTCCGTCTGCGTGAGATGCTGTTTTCATTGCCATCAGACAGGGGAGGAATCGGGTCCTCAGCCCTATGAGGTCACCGTCATTGCTTTTGATCACGACAGCACCCTCCAGAGCACCATTACCT CTCTCCATTCTGTGTTTGGGCCTGCTGCCAGGAGGATATTAGCAGTGGCACACTCCCATAACGCTGCACAGGGAACGCCGCCCCTCTCAGCATCAGACACTCCTCCAGTCTACGAAGAAGCTCTGCACATGAGCAGATTCACAGTCGCCAAGACGGGGCAGAAAGTGCCAGACCTGGATCCAGTGCCGGAGGAAAAACTGCAGGCATCTGCCGAGGGCAAGGATGCCCAGCCAGCCGCCCCAGGACACTAG
- the GABARAPL1 gene encoding gamma-aminobutyric acid receptor-associated protein-like 1: MKFQYKEDHPFEYRKKEGEKIRKKYPDRVPVIVEKAPKARVPDLDKRKYLVPSDLTVGQFYFLIRKRIHLRPEDALFFFVNNTIPPTSATMGQLYEDNHEEDYFLYVAYSDESVYGK, from the exons ATGAAGTTCCAGTACAAGGAAGACCACCCGTTCgagtacaggaaaaaagaaggggagaaaatcaggaagaaatatCCCGACAGAGTCCCT gTAATTGTGGAAAAAGCACCAAAAGCCAGAGTACCCGACCTAGACAAAAGGAAGTATCTTGTGCCTTCTGACCTCACAG TTGGCCAATTCTACTTCTTAATCCGAAAGCGGATCCACCTGAGGCCAGAAGATGCCCTGTTCTTCTTTGTCAATAATACCATCCCTCCCACCAGTGCTACCATGGGCCAGCTGTATGAG GATAACCACGAGGAGGACTATTTTCTCTATGTGGCCTACAGCGATGAGAGCGTCTATGGCAAGTGA